The DNA region ATCTTTTTTTCTTCTGGTTTTATTTTTTTTACAACGATTGTCCAATCTACTTCATTAAATTTAATAGAATTCATCAATGTATATCCATTTTCATAAATTAAATCTGCACTTTTTTGTATTGGTGAAAAATCTCCAATTTCAAATAAAAAAATTGCATTTTCTCCATCTTTTATCTCTTCTTTCATAAGATAAATCATTCTTTCATAAAAGTTATCTTTTAAAGGTCTTAAGTCAAATCTTTTCATTTATCACCTTACCTATCAATTTCACCAAATACCATATTTAAGTTACCAATTAGAGTAACCACATCTGCAAGTTGAAGACCAGGAAGTAAATCTTCTAAAAGCCCAGTATGAAAGAAACTTGGAGCTCTTACTTTTAATTTATATACATAAGGAGTTCCATCACTTACAATCATAA from Malaciobacter molluscorum LMG 25693 includes:
- a CDS encoding NADH-ubiquinone oxidoreductase subunit E family protein: MKRFDLRPLKDNFYERMIYLMKEEIKDGENAIFLFEIGDFSPIQKSADLIYENGYTLMNSIKFNEVDWTIVVKKIKPEEKKIEE